The following coding sequences lie in one Polyodon spathula isolate WHYD16114869_AA chromosome 15, ASM1765450v1, whole genome shotgun sequence genomic window:
- the LOC121327657 gene encoding von Willebrand factor A domain-containing protein 3B-like encodes MNTSQKKEVSFDEGGKLGLRAFGQGNQETIPRTGVRNKDASFELDACTLISSPRWLRLHGLKEARLQLSQILSQIGFKHREEYISSLRKPVSSQYAEGLFSQFTKNGQMYNLTASRDQLSEIVASLTRRMKLYKERLDWLTSGSRQIFGVIQEHSVALVLDFGSISKAQFDLCCDVLCAVLREQVAHIAAFHLIRAAAEMEMYHEKAVHSTRATIDSAVGWIRNLEHKPWSSQSGAVEAILKAMSDKTVEAVYLFAAGDFKEAVVDLLTAFPSLCPVHTVSFNAKHEGTIKLLKNLAHLTAGR; translated from the exons ATGAATACGTCACAAAAGAAAG AAGTCAGTTTTGATGAAGGAGGGAAGCTGGGTCTGCGTGCCTTCGGTCAGGGGAATCAGGAAACAATCCCTCGCACCGGGGTCAGGAATAAGGATGCTTCCTTTGAGCTGGATGCCTGCACCCTCATCTCTTCCCCAAGGTGGCTGAGGCTTCATGGTCTTAAGGAAGCCAGGCTTCAACTGTCCCAGATTCTCTCTCAGATAGGATTCAAGCACAGGGAAG AATACATTTCCTCATTGAGAAAACCTGTCTCCTCTCAATATGCTGAAGGTTTGTTTTCGCAGTTCACAAAAAATGGACAAATGTATAAC TTAACAGCCAGCAGAGACCAGCTCTCTGAGATTGTTGCCAGCTTGACGAGGAGAATGAAGCTCTACAAGGAGCGCCTGGACTGGCTGACCAGTGGAAGTCGGCAGATATTCGGTGTCATTCAGGAACACTCTGTTGCTCTCGTCCTGGACTTTGGCAGCATTTCCAAGGCTCAATTTGATCTTTGTTGTgatgtgctgtgtgctgtgctcagGGAACAGGTGGCACACATTGCCGCATTTCATCTCATTCG GGCAGCTGCAGAGATGGAAATGTATCATGAGAAAGCAGTTCACAGCACTAGAGCCACCATCGATTCTGCAGTGGGCTGGATAAGGAACCTGGAGCACAAGCCCTGGAGCAGCCAGAGCGGAGCGGTGGAGGCAATTCTGAAAGCCATGAGCGACAAAACA GTTGAAGCCGTTTATCTCTTTGCTGCGGGGGATTTTAAAGAAGCTGTGGTGGATCTGTTGACAGCATTTCCCAGTCTGTGCCCTGTCCACACTGTATCATTCAATGCCAAACATGAAGGAACTATAAAGCTCTTAAAGAATTTAGCCCATCTCACTGCCGGGAGGTAA